From the Nostoc sp. PCC 7107 genome, the window TGGCGCTTGATACCCACAGTACGCAAGTTTGCCCTGCGGGTTGGTTGGGCTGACCAACCAAATGCGCGACGGCTAAATCGGGAACCTTTACCGAATGCTGGGGGTTTGGCTATTTATGCAGGAGTAATTGCCGCGTTAGTTCTTGCTAGTTTGTTACGACCAATTGAATTACAAAGTGTTTTGGCGCAGGTTTTAACTGTGCTACTAGGAGGCTCAATCCTAGTTTTGGTCGGCTTTATTGATGATCAGTTCGGTTTACCTCCTTCTGTGCGCCTGTGGACACAGATCATCACAGCCTTGTTGCTGGTAGCCAATGGCATCAGCATCAAAGTTGCCTTCGGCACACCTATAGACTCACTGTTATCAATGTTGATTACAGTACTGTGGGTTGTCGGGATTACCAACGCCATCAATTTGATGGATGGGATGGATGGATTGGCTGGAGGGATAAGTTTTATTACGGCTATGAGTTTGTTGGCAGTTTCTGCCCAATTTCCTAATAAAGCGGCAGCTACCTTAGTTTTGGCAGCTTTAGGAGGTGGGGCTTTAGGTTTTTTACGCCACAACTTCCACCCGTCACGCATTATTATGGGTGACGCTGGAGCATACTTT encodes:
- a CDS encoding MraY family glycosyltransferase, whose amino-acid sequence is MNLYNSLKSLGIADPSGIGWLAVVFTFLFAWLVTWRLIPTVRKFALRVGWADQPNARRLNREPLPNAGGLAIYAGVIAALVLASLLRPIELQSVLAQVLTVLLGGSILVLVGFIDDQFGLPPSVRLWTQIITALLLVANGISIKVAFGTPIDSLLSMLITVLWVVGITNAINLMDGMDGLAGGISFITAMSLLAVSAQFPNKAAATLVLAALGGGALGFLRHNFHPSRIIMGDAGAYFFGYVLAATSILGDLQVTTVFSLVPTVLFLLLPVLDTTQVFLRRLLAGKNPLSTPGKDHLHHRLLAWGFSQSHAAFTLWTITLIGNLLAMHIRSMPLAVIIATATSIIILLSFTIWQRILNNS